The Triticum aestivum cultivar Chinese Spring chromosome 6D, IWGSC CS RefSeq v2.1, whole genome shotgun sequence genomic sequence GATCGGCGTCGCATCGCCAAGGAGGTGAAGCAGCTTAGGGCCGAGGTGGAGGACGTGAGCAACAGGAACCTGCGCTATCGCCTTATCAAGGAGAGCTCAGGCTCCAAGCCTACCACGGCTGAGGAGCAGGTCAGCATCGCCAATGCGGCAATGTTTGCCACTGTCGAAAAGGACTCAACATCAAAGGTGAACCTCCACCAGCTGGTTACCAGCAATGATGTGAACCTTAGGGTGATCTCCATGTGGGGAACTAGCGGTGATCTTGGAAAGACTTCTGCCATCCACGAAGTTTATGATGACCCAATGATACTGAAAAGGTTTGGATTCCGTGCTTGGATTAGGTTGATGCATCCTTTCAATCCGCAAGAGTTCCTCAGGGGCTTGTTATGGCAATTTTATGAAAATTACCATGATGAGGTTGGAAAATCCGAACAAGGAACGAGTGTCGTGCCTAATGTTCTGGCCAACATGGAGAGGATGGATCAAAGAGATTTAGTCCGTATGTTTAGTGAGCAGTTGTGCAGCAATGGCTACCTGGTTGTCATAAATGACCTGACCACGATAGAAGAGTGGCATTGCATTAAGAAGTACTTTCCTGACAACAAGAAACAAAGTAGAATCATCGTTTCTACTCAGCAAGCTGAAATTGCAAGCTTGTGCACAGAGAAACCGTATCAAGTTTCAGAGTTAAAGCAGCTGTCATGTGATCAAACTATTTATTTGTTCCACAAGAAGGTAGATCTGTTCCTCGCCTTGGTTTCTGTTATAAATTTGCTTCTTGCTTTTATGGATCATTGATTCTTTTCATTTTTTTAGTTGCAGAAATCCGAGGAGCAGGTCAGCGTGGCCAGTGTTAGTTTGGAAATGTTTAACACTGACGAAGCAAGGTTTCCTGATGTGGAGAATGAGAAACTGAAGGTGGGACTCTGCCAACCGATCAAAATTTGAATTTTGAGTTACATGTGTGTGGGCTACAGTTGGGTTATGTAAATGTTCTTTGTTTGTAGCCTCATACACACACAAATACACGGTGAAATCTTAGCTAGTCAAATTTGATACTCAAAAAATATGTGTATGAATTAGCTAATCTTGATGCTCAAAGATATTTAGCAAACTTTAGAATTTGATGGAAATAAACTGAGACATGTCGAGACATGCTTCTCAGTTGAATTTATGCTAATTGAAAGTGTGCACTTGAAAATCCTTCATATTTGAGTACTATCTCACATAAACACTTGAAACAGAAATGCAGCTTAGAGTGGCATTGAGCGACAAATCATCCGTTTGACATGGGACCTAATACCTTTCCAGTTTCCATAGTTCATTTTTTTTACGCTTAGTTCACAATCACATTTATTCTTGTCTGTAAAAACCCACTTGTCATTTCCATTGCACCACACAAGTACGTGCATGTTATGAATGAACTAATCCTGGTGCTTAAACATATTTGACAAACTTTAAAATTTGAGGGAAATAAAACTGATATGTCGAGACATGCCTCCTACTAATATTTGTGCTAATCGAAAAGTACATGTGCTTTGAAATTGAACTAAGATATATATGATTTAGATATTTTGTTGGGCATATTGCTCTCACTAAAAGTGTGCACATGAAACCCTCAATATTTAAAAAGACATGTGGGTAGTCTGAATGTGAAAAATGTGTAGAGCACAAGTACATAAATTCTCATAGATCTGTTTTTTGTTCAGGGTATGCGTACATCATGGTCTGCTGAGCTTATTTCCGACTCAAACAAAGTTTCTACTGCCGAGGAAAACACAACAATGGCCACTGATGAAATACAGGACGAACCCCAAGAATCCAACAATGCAGGTGAAGACAAAGTTGGCAATTCAACTGCTAGAAAGAAGTTTGGATGCAGCAGGACACTGGGGCTGGCTGATGAAGTGGTCTGTGGGCGCGAAACAGAGAAATCTATTCTTATCAGATTAGTTGGCCAACCAGACAACAGTCAAGGTTCTAAGGTGATCTCAGTTTGGGGAATGGGGGGTCTGGGAAAAACCACTGTTGTCCGAAGCATCTACCGAAGTCAGCAGCTTGGTGGCTGGAAGCGTGCATGGGCCACTGCATTGCGTCCTTTTAACCCTGAAGTACTCCTTAGAGATTTGGCTTTGCAGCTTCAGAATACTATTCAAGAAGATCCTGTCGGATCAACAGCAACTGGAGTGCAAAAGAAAAACATATCAGTGATGAAACTTCAAGACTTGAAGGATGAGCTAGCTCGAATACTAAAAGTACAAAAGTGCCTTCTTGTTCTTGATGATATATTGTCCACTTCTGAATGGGATTTGGTCAAATCGTGTTTGCATAATGCTGGAAGGATCATAGTCACCACAAGACAAAAAGATGTTGCCAAACATTGTTCAAGAGAAGACAAGAACATGTACTGTCTTGAAGGCCTGAAAGATGATGCTGCACTTGACCTCTTCATGAAGAAGGTAGTTTTGTAACCAGTAccatttcttctttttcatattagTTTTGCTTCCCAATATATTAGTTTCGCCTCACATAAGATTATATTTGTAAGCATACAATCTGATGTCTTCTTTGATGAAAATGGTAAAACACTAATAGTTCATACCCAAATATTAGATCTATGACAATGTCCACCAATAGATATGGGAAAATATTAAATCTGAAGTAGCCTGCTGAATTCCGGGCAAGCACTTGGGTGGGTTCGTGTGACATGGTAGCTTCCTTGGACACTGTGAGTGAAGCCTCCTGATGTGCGGCGTATTGGGACCTCCACAGGGCCTTGGACCGGTGATGGCCATGGGCTGGCAAGTTTGTGGATATATACTATCTTGACTATGTCAGTGGTGTTGCCGTAGGTTCGTCGGAGGCTGGGCTAACAGCAAGCATGTTGATACGCCGATGTGAGCTATGACTGGCTGCTCGCTTGATCTGCGCGGCATTGTCTAGCTCCCAGGTTCACAGTGGCATCCATCGTTACTAGGATGAAATGGCACAAGTTCATCCATGTTTCCCTCTTTTGGCACACGAAACAACAACACCTGTGTTGACTGTTATGTTAGTGCCTCGGCGGTGCATGGACGATGACCATGCTTAGGCTAGCTTGGGTTGTCTACATAATGAGGCGGCAGGAGGACGACATTTAGTGGCCCGGGAGTTTGATGCAATAGATGCAGAGTATGGCTTTGTGCCGTGGTGCGACCTCTAGGTTGTTGACCACGGTTGGTAGTTCAACAACTTATGTCATTTCCAGGGTGTCTCACATGCTCGGCTTGGTCAAGCCGGTGCTTTCTCCTCATTGTGTGGGTCATGTTGTATTTACCCTACGTAGTGGGAGGCCTTGTTTGTGGTGTGAGGTTGTGATTTACTGTTGTTGATGGGCTAGTCTTTTCTCTAGTTGTGGTCCGTGTTCGTGTGTGTGTTCGTGTGAGGACATCATCAAGGCTGTTATTGGTTTGATGGAGTGTGCATTGTAATGAGTGCCTAGCGATTTGTCGGCTGTTGTCCTCTGTGTTGGTGTTTGGATGTACTTGCATAGTCTTAGGCTTGTATATTATTCTTTCTAACAATGCCATAACATGCAAACCTTTTGCGCTTTCTCGGGAAAGTTTCATACAAAATTTGCAGTTATCCTGTGCAGGAAAATTTGAAGAGTTAAAGTATCAATTTTGTCCCCTCATTGTTTCCCCACACGCCACAGAAATGTAACAAACATTTTGTTGCGATTATAATTAGGTAGGTCTCAAAATGAAATCATATTCTCTCTTGCCATGAGCGATGTTGATGTAAATGTTTCGCTTCCTTGATTTAGTTACAGTGCCGAATGTTCTCTCCAGACTCAATGTCTGTTTAATGGAAGTTGGTGAAGTAGCTAAATTGCTTTGTTAGGTGCAAGTCATTTTTTTTGCCGGTATTGTTTGGAGTCGAGCAATAATAGTTCTTTTGCCTGTACTTTTTTAGTGAATCTTGTCACAAAATTAATTTGAATTTGTCAACCAGTCATCAGGTTTGTTACCAGACTTATGCGTCCAAATTTCAACCTTCTTATCCTCAAATATATTTGTTTATTTCATAAAATGTAATTATGTAAACTACTTGAACTTCGTCTTCGTGATCTATTTTGAGTTTCTTGAAAGTATGTACTTTTTACTGGAGCATGCGCTCGCATAATTGGATTATGGTACTCGTGCTCTCAGGTGCACATTTGAATTGTAGCAGTATCTAGGATGACAATGTTTAGTGCACACCTGAGCTACATGGTAATTCGAATGCTGATGAATTCTCAATGCGTAGAGAATCTCATTTTCATATCACCTCTACATGATAGTAACAGAAGGGAAATTTCAAAAAAAGTGTTAAatcaaattatgagagaaaattttCATAACAAACTTACCCTTAGGGTCAGGACTTCACTTCCAGAATCTATAAGTTGACGCTAGGACAAACAAGTTCATATTATTTCATTCTTAGTTTGGCAACAGTCATTCTTTAATCCAAATAGTTAACTTTGTCAAATTCCATTGCAGGTATTCaaggaaaatattaaaaaaaatgatTTAGTCCCAGCTATGATGGAGCAAGCAAGACTGATCCTACATAAATCTGATGGACTTCCCCTTGCAATATCGACTATCGGTGGATTCCTAGCGAGCAAGCCAAAAACTGCTATTGAATGGAGGAACATGAATGATCGAATTGGCACTGAATTGGAGATAAATCCTGAACTTAGGACAATAAAGACAATTCTTATGAGGAGCTACGATGGTTTGCCATACCATCTCAAGTCTGCTTTCTTATACCTGTCCATATTTCCAGAAGACCACATAATTAGGTGGGGTCGCTTGGTGCGGCGGTGGATTGCAGAGGGTTACTCAAGGGATATGCATGGCATGAAGGCAATTGAACTTTGTCAGAGATACTTTGATGAGCTCTTGGATAGGAGTATGATTCTGCCAGGGGAAGGGATAGATCAATACAAACAGAAAATCAGTTCTTGCCAACTTCATGATATGATCCGTGAAATATGCATCTCAAAGGCTAGGGAGGAAAACCTTGTTTTCACACTGGAGGAAGGATGTTGTTTGAGCAACACACAAGGTGCAATACGCCATCTTGTTATAAGCACCAACTGGAAAAGGGACAAACATGTGCTGGAGAGCATGCTAGACTTGTCACACGTACGGTCATTGACCGTGTTTGGAGAGTGGAGATCGTTTTTCATCTCCGACGATATGAGGTTTGTGCGAGTTCTTGACTTAGAAGACACACTAGGATTAAGAGATCATCATCTTGATCAAGTCGGGCAGCTCCATCACCTCAAGTACCTTTCTCTTCGAGGATGTCGCGGCATTTTATATCTACCTAATTCTTTCCGGAATTTGAGGCACCTGCAAACACTGGATGTTAGAGGTACACGTATATCTGAGTTGCCAACAATAATCACCAATCTTCGGAGGCTACATCACCTTCATGCAGATGGTTATGTTGGCCGTGGGGGTGTTATGGGAGAGGATGACATAGTTCATAAGCATAGACATTTCGTTGATCGTGTTAACACATGTCAAACATGCGTTTTGTTGTCCAGAGGTCATCTTTTTTTGAGACCACAAGTTTTAGAAGCTGGTTTGAACAGGCATGATATATTCAATCTAGATCGCTTCCGGGAGAGGCTTCTACATGGTGTTATACTTCCTAGAGGGATTGGCAAATTGAAGGCCCTTCACTCACTAGGTGTTGTTAATGGTTCCGGGAGAAACGGAAATGTCACTGTAAAAGAGTTTGGAGAGCTTACTCAGCTACGTAAGCTTAAAGTGGGTGGTCTGAGCTACAGAAACATCAATGAGTTATGGTCTGCCATTGCTGGTCATAATCAACTTCAATCTTTATCAGTTGGAATGGTGTACAGGCACTCGCCGTTAGATGACTGTTTGGGTGAGGGTTTGTTGCCACCAAGCAGCCTCGAGAGCCTCACTCTGGGTGGTACTCTAGTCAATGTAACAGAATGGATCCATACGCTTCAGAATCTCACCAAGTTGGTGCTCATGGGTAGCAGATTGGAGCAAGATAATGATGCCATACAAGCACTCGGGGTGCTACCAAATATAGCGGTACTGCGCCTGCAGTTTGACTCGTTCAGTGGGACACAACTCCATTTCCAGAGGTCATCTTTCCCTAGCCTCATGGTGCTGGAGCTCCGTAACTTACACAAGCTCCAGTCGGTGCTGTTTGAAGAAGACACAACGCCCAAGCTTGAGCTGCTACAAATTGGTGTGTGCGACGAGCTGAGGGACATCTCTGGGCTGCCAGCCCTCAAAAGCCTCAAAGAAATTCAGTTGCCTAAAGCTGGTAGTGGGTATTACAATAATAAAAAATATGAGGTGAAGAGGGAAGAGGTGGAGAGGCAGGTAGCGGAGCACGTGAGAGTGAACATTATTGACTGACTATTAAACTGTGTGTGTACTTCTCCTGTATTCTACTATACATATAGTAGGTCTGGTAATTGATGTATCTGTTACAAAAACTGGGTCACTCGGGCGTATACAGCAGGACTGTAAGTCTGTAATGCAGCAGTGGTATGCATCCCTTAAAAACGCACTACACATCACTTCCTTTGATGTAAATTTCATATAAAAATCACAGAGTACCGACAGGATGCATCCAtgtgtattcctttgttgtagtagcatgcATCGAATGCGGTACTGGCGTACTGCACCGTATGCAGATTGCAGCCAGAACAGGATGATGCATCTGAAGCCGAAAAAGTAATTCCGGACGGGGGGGAGTAGTATAATACAGTAATTAAGGCGCAATTGACAGAGTGACACGACTCTCTCACAGTCACAGCCATCTCATTGTATGAACCAGGCAGGTCATAAGAAATATTATTCAGTTCATATTGAGTGTAGGAGGTTACTATGGGTGCCGTGCCGATATAGGTAGGATTAGAGCCTGGACCAATACCTCACGCTCTATACCTGTGCGGTAACCAACAGGAGTTTTTAAGGATTTCAAAGGTGTCCGTAGTACATTCTCTTCTACAGTATTTTTGGTAtggactatatgttgcaattttttcTTCCATTTGTCTCTGTCATAAGTCAGAGGTGAAACTGTCATATCTGAAACATGGGACGATGGCTAGGCAATAATAATGGAATTTAATTTGCTTCTTGGTAGTTTCTGCAGATCCGTGGATCCGTGCAATACTGCACACCATTCTCTACATACAATGTTCTATTTTAAAAGCCTGTCATATTGTAATGTTAAGAACCTACTGTGGACTTTAATGCGGGCGACCTGTCACAGTTGTAGCTATGCAGCACCACCACGCTCTCTTCAAATAGCACCGCATTCCCTGGTTGTTGTAGCTGCTGGCCAACATTGAAGTAGGGCAAGCAACAGAGAGACCTGTTCCTTTTTCCTTAAGAAGATAAATATCAGCATAGTACGCTGAACTACAGAATAGTTCCACAACTAATGGCTGAATCTTGGATATGGACTACACATGACTGACAGCCAAAGAACTGTCAGCAGCACAGCCCAGAGAAAAAGCAGAGGTTTGACACATCACCAACAACTTGGGCATGTTAAaccaaagttttaaatagcgcgctaagcctcTTAGCGGCGGCTCGGCCAAAAACTATGAAACGCTATAGCGCAGCTATAGCGTGCTAAGCCCCATTTAGCGTTTCAGCATAAATGAATAAAAACTGAAAAAATAGACATAAAATCAGCATCAATTTAACATAAAATCATCAAAAGAACTAGCATTTAAACATTGTGGCAGTAATACAATCATGTTGTAAGCAGTTTAAGTAAGCTTGTATCATACAATCAGTAGTTTACTTGACCAGGAAGCATTTCTAGAATTATTTTGGTGTGAGTATGTGAGCCCGCTCGTTGTTACAGGTCCAGCAAAAGAACAGCTCGTTAGTTCAAGCAATAAACATATCCTGACTGTGTATGTTGAACTAGAGATGCTAGCATTCACAAGAAGAGATGAATCAGAGGACAGAGGAGCTTGCCAGCTGACGGGATCTGATGGCTCATGGTCCCCTGGTAGACGACGTCGTGGCCGGCAGCAGTGTCGAGTAGCAGCATGGACAGGGAGGGAACGGCTGGGGCGAAGTGGCTGAGAGCTGCCGCCGTCACCGAGAGCAGAGACATGACCTTGTGGATGCCGCCGTAACCGAGAGCAGCTGCATGACTTGTGGATGCCGCCGTCGTCGGGAGGTCAGCCGCCGGAGTCGCTCATTGGTCGGCGCCGCCAGAGTTTTGGCTACAGAGGAGGAGGGGATCTGGACTATAGGGTTCGCTCGATAGGAGGAGGACGGGGTATCGCTGTATCAATTGACTTTTGGGCTTTGGCCCGTGCGGAGATTGGGATTGGACCAATTTTTTTGGGCTCGGGCGAGGGACGCTAACGCTATTGCAGCCCGGATTTAGCGCTAAATCAGCTTTAGCGCCGCTATTAGCGCGCGAAGCCGTTTCGCATGAAATAGACAGTAGCGTAGCGCAGCAGATTTCTGGCGGCTATTGCGCGCTATTTAAATCTTTGAGTTAAACCCTGAGAAAAAGATACATTTTTTTCGACAAATGATGGATTTTATCGactcaaaaaagaaaaatataCACGTATGTATCTCTGTTCTCGACACTGAATTTAGTTTCACCACTGTTCATCTAGTGGTAACTCCCAGGTTTATAATTCTGTGACTTTTCATTTCACTTTTCCTTGGAGCAATATGCATTTTGCGTTTTTACAACCCACTGCATTGAGCACATCATCGTATCTAACGCAATTTTCAAGTTCAGTTAGTATTATTCACTACTTTCCGCTACGGCATCATCTGAAGCACTGTCCCTGTGAAGTCCCTGTGAAGCACTGAACTTAAGTGGCAGCTCCCATGTTTACATTTACAAACCTGTGAGCTGACatccttttcatttatttattttcctttttctaattAATGCATTTCGTTAATAAAAAAAACGTAAAGTGGGTTATGCATGTCACTCGGCCGAATACAGCAGGACAGTAATGGTTCAGTAGAGTTATCACTTCCTTTGTTGTCCTGTCAGCTGGAATTGGATCCTACCTGAAGCCAAAATGGGGAAGCTTCATCTGGATAGCACAGCACAGGAGCTGGGAATCCATCTCCTGCCCACAAGCGGCAAGCATacagcaacaaagaagaacactGTATTGCATAAACAAAAGAGCATGAAACTTCTAATGACTGAAACATCCAGGTACCGAATTACAGAAACTTTGTCAATTCAGTCATATAAGCATGCGAACAATATATATGTTAAAAAAAGCATGGAAGGAGGGTTATGACTGAAACTTCAGAAGCTGTTAACAAAGGGCTTTCTCAACAAAAATAGGGCTGAAACATTAAATAAAGGATTGAAACAGTGGAAGAGGAACATGTGAAAGAGGAGGAATACGCTTTAAGACATTGGAAGCGTAAACCACCAGCCCCCAAGTACGCTTTGCTTCACGCtattctgttgatcgggaggggtgtggcgtaccgcaaaacggacgaaacggacctcctacggtcgaaacgggagtccttttcatcgggaggggtgtggcgtaccgcaaaacgagactccacgggatactggtcatctccaccgtcgacctcctctagcctccacgggctcctgttcatccagcctccaccggctactattcaaccacccctccacgggcacccctccaccgtctactgttcatccagccctccacaccatggggtcctgttcaaccacccctccaccgtctactgttcatccagccctccaccacaccacggggtcctgttcatccagaggcaacgccaccgctcactgttcatccaaacccccccgcaacgctcactgttcatcccagaggcagcatcgatcggcttcagttagcagcagtagcaaaggaatcgctcgatcgggttcagttaacagccatcgatcaatcgctcgggttcagtaacgcgtagcctgcagtgcaatcgctcgggttcagttagagcccaacgcctcgctcgggttcagttagagccaacgcctcgcacacacgcgcgtacgtgtatgagagaaacgcacatcgctcggcctccgacctcccaccgtaaccgggaactccccgaaattttcctcgccttcgcttctaccacgtttttttccatcatggacgacccaaagaatgtcatgcagctgcgtctccggcccgcccaggacgcaaagcccattttctgtcatgattttttgtcatagaagtaggagcccaccacatctatgatgatactgggttttgtcataattatcgtcatagaagtgtcatatgtatgacagaaaaaaatttcgttcggcccgaaatgtcacggatgtgtctttttttgtagtgggaagacccgcagtatggaatgacaacagtggatctcaacaatcttgcgtatgcagacgaaccattcgtcctagctaatgatgtggcataggttttctatctgaaggatatgtctaccaagccgagaaaaagaaaagataaggaagcgaatgcatcatacgatgagccaaagcgccacatagttctttctgggaagagaaacatcgtgggagtggatgacaagacagacatgtcagaagattatgtatgacagaaaaaaaattcgttcagcccaaaatgtcacggatgtgtcttttttttgtagtgtcgataaggcactctatggccttaaacaagccccacgtacgtggtatgaccaccttaccgagttgttgcaagatcgtggatttgaagttgggcaaatcgatcccactctttttactaagaaggttaaaggggagttgtttgtgtgccaactatatgttgatgatattatctttggttcccctaacaaagctttcaatgaggaattcgccgctctcatgacctcaaagttcaagatgtcttccatgggagagttgaagttctttctcgggttcgaagttaagcaaagaagagaaggaaccttcatcaaccaagccaaatacactcaagacatgctaaagagattcaagctaagtgatgtcaagccggcttccaccccaatgcccaccaagtgccaacttgacattgatcc encodes the following:
- the LOC123143061 gene encoding disease resistance protein Pik-2 isoform X1, with the translated sequence MEPTAVSVGKAALGGALGYATSKAAEEIALQLGVERDVKFIRDELQMMQSFLMTADEEQSQNKVLTTWVQQIGVLAYKVEDSLMDFGLHSEKKPFLGCIPRRPGDRRRIAKEVKQLRAEVEDVSNRNLRYRLIKESSGSKPTTAEEQVSIANAAMFATVEKDSTSKVNLHQLVTSNDVNLRVISMWGTSGDLGKTSAIHEVYDDPMILKRFGFRAWIRLMHPFNPQEFLRGLLWQFYENYHDEVGKSEQGTSVVPNVLANMERMDQRDLVRMFSEQLCSNGYLVVINDLTTIEEWHCIKKYFPDNKKQSRIIVSTQQAEIASLCTEKPYQVSELKQLSCDQTIYLFHKKLQKSEEQVSVASVSLEMFNTDEARFPDVENEKLKGMRTSWSAELISDSNKVSTAEENTTMATDEIQDEPQESNNAGEDKVGNSTARKKFGCSRTLGLADEVVCGRETEKSILIRLVGQPDNSQGSKVISVWGMGGLGKTTVVRSIYRSQQLGGWKRAWATALRPFNPEVLLRDLALQLQNTIQEDPVGSTATGVQKKNISVMKLQDLKDELARILKVQKCLLVLDDILSTSEWDLVKSCLHNAGRIIVTTRQKDVAKHCSREDKNMYCLEGLKDDAALDLFMKKVFKENIKKNDLVPAMMEQARLILHKSDGLPLAISTIGGFLASKPKTAIEWRNMNDRIGTELEINPELRTIKTILMRSYDGLPYHLKSAFLYLSIFPEDHIIRWGRLVRRWIAEGYSRDMHGMKAIELCQRYFDELLDRSMILPGEGIDQYKQKISSCQLHDMIREICISKAREENLVFTLEEGCCLSNTQGAIRHLVISTNWKRDKHVLESMLDLSHVRSLTVFGEWRSFFISDDMRFVRVLDLEDTLGLRDHHLDQVGQLHHLKYLSLRGCRGILYLPNSFRNLRHLQTLDVRGTRISELPTIITNLRRLHHLHADGYVGRGGVMGEDDIVHKHRHFVDRVNTCQTCVLLSRGHLFLRPQVLEAGLNRHDIFNLDRFRERLLHGVILPRGIGKLKALHSLGVVNGSGRNGNVTVKEFGELTQLRKLKVGGLSYRNINELWSAIAGHNQLQSLSVGMVYRHSPLDDCLGEGLLPPSSLESLTLGGTLVNVTEWIHTLQNLTKLVLMGSRLEQDNDAIQALGVLPNIAVLRLQFDSFSGTQLHFQRSSFPSLMVLELRNLHKLQSVLFEEDTTPKLELLQIGVCDELRDISGLPALKSLKEIQLPKAGSGYYNNKKYEVKREEVERQVAEHVRVNIID
- the LOC123143061 gene encoding disease resistance protein Pik-2 isoform X2 gives rise to the protein MEPTAVSVGKAALGGALGYATSKAAEEIALQLGVERDVKFIRDELQMMQSFLMTADEEQSQNKVLTTWVQQIGVLAYKVEDSLMDFGLHSEKKPFLGCIPRRPGDRRRIAKEVKQLRAEVEDVSNRNLRYRLIKESSGSKPTTAEEQVSIANAAMFATVEKDSTSKVNLHQLVTSNDVNLRVISMWGTSGDLGKTSAIHEVYDDPMILKRFGFRAWIRLMHPFNPQEFLRGLLWQFYENYHDEVGKSEQGTSVVPNVLANMERMDQRDLVRMFSEQLCSNGYLVVINDLTTIEEWHCIKKYFPDNKKQSRIIVSTQQAEIASLCTEKPYQVSELKQLSCDQTIYLFHKKKSEEQVSVASVSLEMFNTDEARFPDVENEKLKGMRTSWSAELISDSNKVSTAEENTTMATDEIQDEPQESNNAGEDKVGNSTARKKFGCSRTLGLADEVVCGRETEKSILIRLVGQPDNSQGSKVISVWGMGGLGKTTVVRSIYRSQQLGGWKRAWATALRPFNPEVLLRDLALQLQNTIQEDPVGSTATGVQKKNISVMKLQDLKDELARILKVQKCLLVLDDILSTSEWDLVKSCLHNAGRIIVTTRQKDVAKHCSREDKNMYCLEGLKDDAALDLFMKKVFKENIKKNDLVPAMMEQARLILHKSDGLPLAISTIGGFLASKPKTAIEWRNMNDRIGTELEINPELRTIKTILMRSYDGLPYHLKSAFLYLSIFPEDHIIRWGRLVRRWIAEGYSRDMHGMKAIELCQRYFDELLDRSMILPGEGIDQYKQKISSCQLHDMIREICISKAREENLVFTLEEGCCLSNTQGAIRHLVISTNWKRDKHVLESMLDLSHVRSLTVFGEWRSFFISDDMRFVRVLDLEDTLGLRDHHLDQVGQLHHLKYLSLRGCRGILYLPNSFRNLRHLQTLDVRGTRISELPTIITNLRRLHHLHADGYVGRGGVMGEDDIVHKHRHFVDRVNTCQTCVLLSRGHLFLRPQVLEAGLNRHDIFNLDRFRERLLHGVILPRGIGKLKALHSLGVVNGSGRNGNVTVKEFGELTQLRKLKVGGLSYRNINELWSAIAGHNQLQSLSVGMVYRHSPLDDCLGEGLLPPSSLESLTLGGTLVNVTEWIHTLQNLTKLVLMGSRLEQDNDAIQALGVLPNIAVLRLQFDSFSGTQLHFQRSSFPSLMVLELRNLHKLQSVLFEEDTTPKLELLQIGVCDELRDISGLPALKSLKEIQLPKAGSGYYNNKKYEVKREEVERQVAEHVRVNIID